A window of Nonomuraea angiospora genomic DNA:
CGAAGACGCCGTTGGTGTTGTTCGTCATGCCGTTGGGATAGTTCTGGTACTTCTGCAGCATGGTCTTCATGCCGTTGTACGCCTGGTCGCCGAGGCCGAGCCGGGCGGCCTGCACGGCGTCGTTGGACCACACGTTGCCGTAGGGGAAGGGCCGCTGGTTCCAGGTGTTGACCGCGGTCTGGTAGTCGGGGAAGCCGATCCCGGTCAGGTCGTACGGCCAGATCAGCTCGGCGGAGACGTTCTCGTTGTTCCTGGTCTGTGAGATCGGCGGCTGGTGCGGCTGGTAGGCGCCGTTCGAGACCACGTAGGGCACCAGGTGGTCCAGCACGTTCTGCCACGTGGACCGCAGCCCCGCGTCCACCCCGAGTTGCTCGCTGACCTGGATCGTCAGGGGGAAGATGCTGCGCACGGCGGCCAGGTCGGTGATCGCGTTGCGGACGTTCCAGTACGTCTCGTGCGAGTTGGAGTTGGCCATGTAATAGGTGTTCGTGGCCGCATCGTGGGAGAGCATGGCCGAGTAGAACTTCGCCGTCTCGCGCATGAACGGGTAGGCCACGTCGCGCAGGTAGTTCGCGTCGTTGGTGTACCGGTACCGCAGGTACATGCTGTAGGCGGCCTCGTAGCCGGTCGAAAGGATGTTCTTGGTGTAGTCGCTGTTGACGGTGCCGCGCGCGTTGCCGTCCCAGCCCATGGTCTCCGGCACCCACAGACCGTCCACGTTGTACCGCGTCTGGGTGTACGACTTCAGGGTGTTGTAGTTCCGGGCGTACAGGTTGTTGTGCCTGTCGATGAGGTCGGGGTGGTTGGAGGCGAGGAAGGACAGGTAGACGTCGCGTTGGTTCCAGTACCAGTACGCGTTGCTCCACTTCGTGTTGTCCTGGGTCGCCCTGAAGACGCCGTTGATGAAGTGGGACGGGTAGCTGCCGTAGCCGCCCGCGGCGATCATGTACGTGGACAGGTAGTAGACGTTCTCCATGTAGTCCGCGTCGCCGGAGAGACCTGCATACTGGACGAACGACTTGGCCCAGAAGGAGTGCCACCAGTTGCGGTAGTTGGTGAACGTGGTCGCGTATCCGGTGGACTTCACGGCGGCGAGCTGGTTGCGGGCCTGCGCCACCGAGTCGCGGTTGGGGGCGTTGACCCGGCCGGCCGCGGTGAACCAGATGGTGTAGCTGGAGGTGGGCGTGATGGTGAGCCGTACCGTGCGGGAGTCGACGACCTGGGTGGAGTAGCTCGCGCCCTCGACCGTGGCGGCCAGCGTGTAACCGAACCCGTTGGCGTCGCTCTGCCCCCGGCTCAGGCCGGCCGCGCTCGCGTCGGCGAAGGTGGAGACGGTCTTCCAGGTGTTCAGGTCGGGCACGTCGCCGCTGTTCGAGAGGTTCGCCGTGTCCCACATGCTCAGGGTCAGGGCCACGCTGGAGACACCGCTGCGGCTGTCGTCCACGTGGATGCCCATCACCTCGGAGTTCGGCGACCCCATGACGGTGACAGTGCGGTTGGAGTCGTACTTGGTGGTGAGGGTGCCGTCGTACAGGGACAGCCGCTGCTGGAAGGTCGTGTAGCCGGTGTCCATGCCCGGGGTGGTGGCCAGGTTGACCAGCCCTGCCGCGAACGCGGACTGCTGGGACAGGTCCACTCCCGAGGTCTGCATCGTCAGCCCGTTCTGACTCCAGACCATCGCTCCGGTACGGCCGTTGCCCACGGTCATGCCGTACAGCGGGTTGGTGTTGGGCCTGTTGTAGACGATGTCGTGCTTGGACAGGTAGTTCGCGTAGTCGACGTCGAGCGCTCCCGTGGACTGGTCGAACGCGGCGTCGGCCGGCGAGGCCAGTGCGGGAGTCGCGGACAGCAACGCGCCGACGAGCGCCAGCAGAGGGAGGGACCGTAACAACCTCTTCACCATGCTCACCTGTGGGGGTTAGGACGTGGCATGTCACGCGCAGTCAACAGTGGCCGGAGGTCAGCTGGATGCCGCGAACTGGCCGACCCAGTACGCGGTGCGGTCCAGGTAGGCGGTCTGGGCGGAGGCGCCGGTGCGTCCGTAGGCTCCCTCGTAG
This region includes:
- a CDS encoding glycosyl hydrolase family 95 catalytic domain-containing protein — translated: MVKRLLRSLPLLALVGALLSATPALASPADAAFDQSTGALDVDYANYLSKHDIVYNRPNTNPLYGMTVGNGRTGAMVWSQNGLTMQTSGVDLSQQSAFAAGLVNLATTPGMDTGYTTFQQRLSLYDGTLTTKYDSNRTVTVMGSPNSEVMGIHVDDSRSGVSSVALTLSMWDTANLSNSGDVPDLNTWKTVSTFADASAAGLSRGQSDANGFGYTLAATVEGASYSTQVVDSRTVRLTITPTSSYTIWFTAAGRVNAPNRDSVAQARNQLAAVKSTGYATTFTNYRNWWHSFWAKSFVQYAGLSGDADYMENVYYLSTYMIAAGGYGSYPSHFINGVFRATQDNTKWSNAYWYWNQRDVYLSFLASNHPDLIDRHNNLYARNYNTLKSYTQTRYNVDGLWVPETMGWDGNARGTVNSDYTKNILSTGYEAAYSMYLRYRYTNDANYLRDVAYPFMRETAKFYSAMLSHDAATNTYYMANSNSHETYWNVRNAITDLAAVRSIFPLTIQVSEQLGVDAGLRSTWQNVLDHLVPYVVSNGAYQPHQPPISQTRNNENVSAELIWPYDLTGIGFPDYQTAVNTWNQRPFPYGNVWSNDAVQAARLGLGDQAYNGMKTMLQKYQNYPNGMTNNTNGVFEYLGVHLTALNESLMQSYNGKIRVFPGVPADSSFVGKFTLLAKDGFLVSSEREAGEVKYVGLKSAYGKQATVVNPWGTQQVRVRRTSDNATITTSSSAEIGFATAAGSVYVVERTAKPLSSYATTRLTGAANQGVKSLSGTASTLGLPTGSAPPGTISLRSRANNMYVTADNAGAQPLIANRTAIGGWEQFDRVDLGSGNIALKARANGKYVTAESAGAQPLIANRDAVGPWETFQQINNPDGTISLKAQANGKYVCADNAGAAALIANRDAIGPWESFDLITN